A single genomic interval of Streptomyces sp. 1222.5 harbors:
- a CDS encoding toxin-antitoxin system, toxin component, which yields MRSAPRLAKEQKQLTSELISAVAGRVEVPAEPTVLFEALCSAMGERRGRPTTLSIREFPKDIAHGTTGLWLDLEGQDLVVIEENLTPDHQLVVLGHELWHMHAGHSGHGIGSGAMAARVALTAEIDWPEIVRRVAARSHSVQEDEVAAEKFGLLMGSQMRTWLLDPGAAGVQLDEVARRINAALGYPGVRG from the coding sequence GTGAGGAGCGCTCCCCGGCTGGCCAAGGAGCAGAAGCAGCTGACGTCCGAGCTGATCTCCGCCGTCGCCGGCCGAGTCGAGGTTCCCGCGGAGCCGACGGTCCTGTTCGAGGCGCTGTGCTCTGCCATGGGTGAGCGACGCGGCCGGCCCACGACGCTCAGCATCCGGGAGTTCCCGAAGGACATCGCCCACGGCACGACCGGGCTCTGGCTGGACCTCGAAGGCCAGGATCTCGTGGTCATCGAGGAGAACCTGACTCCAGACCACCAGTTGGTGGTTCTCGGGCACGAACTCTGGCACATGCATGCCGGTCACTCGGGACACGGCATCGGCAGCGGGGCGATGGCCGCACGAGTGGCTCTCACCGCGGAGATCGACTGGCCGGAAATCGTCCGTCGCGTCGCCGCCCGTAGCCACTCGGTTCAGGAGGACGAGGTCGCGGCGGAGAAGTTCGGACTGCTCATGGGCAGCCAGATGCGCACCTGGCTGCTCGACCCCGGCGCCGCCGGTGTGCAGCTCGACGAGGTGGCGCGACGTATCAACGCCGCCTTGGGGTACCCCGGAGTGCGGGGATGA
- a CDS encoding DUF6545 domain-containing protein: MGDLVYNPYTGVAILLVVVLLYKVPAFVRAWRNPLVRQVGGLLTVACCVFIFVVPSTIKRVNQVTGVTNFSAPWVYSLLTGFCASCLLLIIKWRGGLQVKVRRATIWVYGSYGAVVTALWVLFALGDHHVERVKDLDTYYATTLYMREMVVLYLLAHTVAVLITSALLWSWESRVRGTGWLHVGVVVLGVGYALNLAYDVAKVIPVVARWTGRTGLDWMSTDLAPLIASLGGLLIGIGFVLPHAAERFSHRWSARRLYWALRPLGRVLRMVPAASAPVALGRFESLDLRLTHRQTFIRDALRQVSPFMDAALREATRERHLAAGDDPAAAAAAADAAVILDAVPRLHVSSMPEHPVERPAESMRDLAAISRAIRRSPRVRSTHRAVPNQEESVNS; encoded by the coding sequence ATGGGCGACTTGGTCTACAACCCCTACACCGGCGTCGCGATCCTCCTCGTGGTTGTGCTGTTGTACAAGGTGCCGGCCTTCGTCAGGGCCTGGCGCAATCCTCTGGTCCGCCAGGTGGGCGGGCTGCTCACGGTGGCCTGCTGCGTCTTCATCTTCGTCGTACCCTCAACCATCAAGAGGGTCAACCAGGTCACGGGGGTCACGAACTTCTCGGCACCGTGGGTCTACAGCCTGCTCACGGGCTTCTGTGCCTCGTGTCTGCTGCTGATCATCAAGTGGCGGGGCGGGCTCCAGGTGAAGGTCCGGCGCGCCACCATCTGGGTCTACGGCAGCTACGGGGCGGTCGTCACCGCGCTCTGGGTGCTCTTCGCGCTCGGTGACCACCACGTCGAACGAGTCAAGGACCTGGACACGTACTACGCCACCACCCTGTACATGCGCGAGATGGTCGTTCTGTACCTGCTCGCGCACACCGTGGCCGTCCTGATCACCTCCGCCCTGCTGTGGAGCTGGGAGAGCCGCGTGCGCGGCACCGGCTGGCTGCACGTCGGAGTGGTCGTCCTCGGCGTCGGCTACGCGCTGAACCTGGCCTACGACGTCGCCAAGGTGATCCCGGTGGTGGCTCGGTGGACCGGTCGGACCGGTCTCGACTGGATGAGCACCGACCTGGCGCCGCTGATCGCCTCGCTCGGCGGACTGCTCATCGGCATCGGATTCGTCCTGCCGCACGCCGCCGAGCGCTTCTCCCACCGGTGGAGTGCCCGCCGCCTGTACTGGGCCCTGCGCCCCTTGGGCCGCGTCCTGCGGATGGTCCCCGCGGCATCGGCGCCCGTGGCGCTCGGCCGGTTCGAGTCGCTGGACCTGCGCCTGACGCACCGGCAGACCTTCATCCGGGATGCCCTGCGGCAGGTGAGCCCCTTCATGGACGCCGCCCTGCGCGAGGCGACCCGGGAGCGGCACCTCGCCGCCGGCGACGATCCCGCCGCGGCCGCGGCCGCGGCGGACGCCGCCGTCATCCTTGATGCCGTCCCACGACTGCACGTCAGCAGCATGCCCGAACACCCGGTGGAGCGACCGGCGGAGAGCATGCGGGACCTGGCCGCGATCTCGCGCGCCATTCGCCGCTCTCCGCGTGTGCGGTCCACACACCGGGCAGTGCCCAACCAAGAAGAGAGCGTGAACTCATGA